One segment of Paenibacillus sp. FSL R7-0337 DNA contains the following:
- a CDS encoding DUF4321 domain-containing protein, translating into MKKKNVGTLLLFLILGWLAGAWIAKLLEPVQALSFLTASTVLKWSPQADLDIITYDITIHLKLCLLSLAGIITAVWLYRRL; encoded by the coding sequence ATGAAGAAGAAAAATGTAGGAACACTGCTGTTATTTCTTATTCTGGGCTGGCTGGCCGGAGCCTGGATTGCCAAGCTGCTGGAACCTGTACAAGCTCTGTCTTTTCTTACAGCTTCGACTGTTCTCAAGTGGTCGCCGCAAGCCGATTTAGACATCATAACCTATGACATCACAATCCATTTGAAACTGTGCCTGCTCAGTCTTGCCGGAATTATTACAGCCGTATGGCTGTACCGCAGGCTGTAG
- a CDS encoding rod shape-determining protein has product MLGGFTKDLGIDLGTANTLVYVRGKGIVVREPSVVAINTDSKTIEAVGESAKKMIGRTPGNIRAIRPMKDGVIADFDTTATMIKYFIRQAQKQRSMFQRHPNVMVCVPSGITAVEQRAVEDATKQAGAREAYIIEEPFAAAIGADLPVWEPTGSMVVDIGGGTTEVAVISLGGIVTSRSVRVAGDDADESIIQYIKRQYNLMIGERTSEQLKMDVGSALPLEKAETMEIRGRDLVTGLPKTLTITSDEICEALSDTVNAIVEAVKVTLEKCPPELAADIMDRGIVLTGGGALLRNLDKLLARETGMPVIVAENPLDCVAIGTGKALENIHLFKSRSSSGLRSKR; this is encoded by the coding sequence ATGTTAGGTGGTTTTACGAAAGACTTAGGAATTGACTTGGGGACAGCGAATACGCTTGTCTACGTGCGCGGTAAAGGGATCGTTGTCAGAGAGCCGTCCGTGGTAGCCATTAATACAGATAGCAAGACGATTGAAGCCGTAGGGGAATCTGCCAAAAAAATGATCGGACGCACGCCGGGCAACATCCGTGCCATCCGACCAATGAAGGACGGGGTCATCGCTGATTTCGATACTACAGCAACTATGATCAAATATTTCATCCGCCAGGCCCAGAAGCAGCGCTCGATGTTCCAGCGCCATCCGAATGTCATGGTGTGTGTGCCCTCCGGAATTACAGCCGTTGAACAACGTGCGGTAGAGGATGCTACGAAGCAGGCCGGAGCACGGGAAGCTTACATTATCGAGGAGCCATTTGCTGCTGCCATAGGTGCAGATCTTCCGGTATGGGAACCAACCGGCAGTATGGTTGTAGATATCGGCGGCGGAACTACCGAGGTTGCTGTAATCTCACTCGGCGGTATTGTTACCAGCCGTTCTGTACGCGTGGCTGGGGATGATGCGGATGAGTCTATCATCCAATACATCAAGCGTCAGTATAACCTTATGATCGGTGAACGCACCTCCGAGCAGCTCAAGATGGATGTGGGCTCTGCCCTGCCGCTTGAGAAGGCTGAGACGATGGAGATCCGCGGACGCGATCTGGTAACCGGTCTGCCGAAGACGCTGACCATTACCTCCGATGAAATCTGCGAAGCTCTGTCCGATACTGTGAATGCGATTGTTGAAGCCGTGAAGGTTACGCTGGAGAAATGTCCGCCGGAGCTGGCCGCTGATATTATGGACCGCGGCATTGTGCTTACGGGCGGCGGTGCGCTTCTGCGCAACCTGGACAAGCTGCTGGCGCGCGAGACCGGAATGCCGGTGATTGTGGCCGAGAATCCGCTGGACTGTGTTGCGATCGGCACAGGCAAGGCGCTGGAGAATATCCACTTGTTCAAGAGCCGCAGCAGTTCGGGTCTCCGCTCCAAACGCTAG
- the radC gene encoding DNA repair protein RadC, whose protein sequence is MESQTFMLRDLPHEERPRERLMHYGAESLSQAELLAILLRTGAHRESALLIAQRLLSHAGGLRGLADLSIEELTTINGIGPAKAVQLKAGIELGRRMANSRLTEPVIIRSPQDAAEILTEQLRYLQKEHFICLFLNTKNHVIAQETLSMGSLNASIVHPREVFRAAMKCSSAAIICAHNHPSGDPTPSPEDISLTSRLMQAGEIVGIDVLDHLVIGDSSYVSLKEKGYM, encoded by the coding sequence ATGGAGTCGCAAACATTTATGCTGCGTGACCTCCCCCATGAAGAACGACCACGAGAGCGCTTGATGCATTATGGGGCGGAATCATTAAGTCAAGCGGAGCTTCTGGCTATTCTGCTGCGCACAGGTGCGCACCGTGAATCTGCCCTTCTTATCGCCCAGCGGCTCTTGAGCCATGCAGGCGGTCTCCGCGGACTGGCGGATCTGAGCATTGAAGAATTGACAACAATCAACGGCATCGGCCCTGCCAAGGCCGTGCAACTCAAAGCAGGCATAGAGCTGGGAAGACGCATGGCGAATTCCCGGCTTACCGAACCGGTCATTATCCGCAGTCCCCAGGACGCGGCGGAGATTCTGACCGAACAGCTGCGTTATTTGCAGAAGGAGCATTTTATCTGCCTGTTCCTGAATACGAAGAATCATGTTATTGCGCAGGAAACATTGTCCATGGGTAGCCTTAATGCCTCCATTGTGCATCCCCGCGAGGTGTTCCGGGCAGCCATGAAATGCAGCAGCGCAGCAATTATATGCGCACATAATCATCCGAGTGGTGATCCTACGCCGAGCCCTGAAGACATCTCCCTGACCTCTAGGTTGATGCAGGCAGGCGAAATTGTCGGCATTGATGTGCTGGATCATCTGGTGATCGGAGACAGCAGCTACGTAAGTTTGAAAGAGAAAGGCTACATGTAA
- the mreC gene encoding rod shape-determining protein MreC: protein MFKLFNNKRLFILLITLVTFIVLMGFSLGQRKTLSWPENFLRDTTGFVQKLFYKPAGYVAGFFQDIGTLNELAEENKQLKILAAQYARDKAQLNFIKAENEGYKKDLKFTEAQKNMYKYEYLIANVVSVTTESGNNTLVIDLGEKDGIRLNMSVTSVEGLVGVISNVSKFTSTVKLMTMMDSKDPNSQPPISATAVNKEGKTFGMIESYDQQTGMLLMNKIPVGDPIAEGDMIISSGGGGMYPRGMTIGKVEEVKVGQYGFTSTAIIKPAAGFQDWKELFVVYTEERVE from the coding sequence TTGTTCAAGCTGTTTAACAATAAACGACTGTTTATATTGCTGATTACGCTGGTTACGTTTATCGTTCTGATGGGCTTCAGCCTGGGGCAGAGAAAGACCCTGTCCTGGCCGGAGAACTTCCTCAGAGATACGACCGGATTCGTGCAGAAATTGTTCTACAAGCCCGCTGGATACGTAGCGGGCTTCTTCCAAGATATCGGCACTCTGAATGAGCTGGCCGAAGAGAACAAGCAGCTTAAGATTCTCGCTGCACAGTACGCCCGGGATAAGGCGCAGTTAAATTTTATTAAAGCTGAGAATGAGGGCTACAAAAAGGATCTTAAATTTACGGAAGCCCAAAAAAACATGTATAAATATGAATATCTAATCGCCAATGTTGTCAGTGTAACGACAGAATCAGGCAATAATACCCTTGTCATTGATCTTGGGGAGAAGGATGGCATCCGGCTGAATATGTCTGTAACTTCTGTCGAGGGCCTTGTAGGAGTCATAAGTAATGTAAGTAAATTTACCTCTACTGTGAAGCTGATGACAATGATGGATAGCAAAGACCCCAACTCACAGCCTCCTATATCGGCAACCGCTGTTAACAAGGAAGGCAAGACCTTTGGGATGATTGAGAGCTACGACCAGCAGACCGGAATGCTGCTGATGAACAAAATCCCCGTAGGCGATCCGATTGCCGAGGGTGATATGATTATTTCGTCTGGCGGCGGGGGGATGTATCCCCGTGGAATGACAATCGGCAAGGTGGAAGAAGTCAAGGTAGGACAATACGGGTTCACCTCTACAGCGATTATCAAGCCGGCGGCAGGATTCCAGGACTGGAAGGAACTCTTCGTTGTCTATACGGAGGAGCGTGTAGAATAG
- a CDS encoding ribosomal-processing cysteine protease Prp, whose protein sequence is MINVRITRASAQGVIVGFAVKGHAEYARNGRDIVCAGVSTVTVGTVNAIESLTGVVLDTSMKDGFLSGTLVPVNDPEVSAKVQLLLESMVLMLKDIAKSYRKYIQIQEVII, encoded by the coding sequence ATGATTAACGTGCGGATTACACGGGCTTCTGCTCAGGGTGTCATTGTCGGTTTTGCCGTCAAGGGGCATGCGGAATACGCAAGGAATGGCAGGGATATCGTCTGCGCGGGTGTTTCGACGGTTACCGTTGGAACTGTGAATGCGATTGAGAGCCTGACCGGAGTGGTTCTGGATACTTCGATGAAGGATGGATTCTTAAGCGGAACTCTAGTTCCCGTGAATGATCCCGAAGTTTCCGCCAAGGTACAGCTCTTGCTGGAATCCATGGTGCTGATGCTCAAGGATATTGCTAAATCCTACAGGAAATATATTCAGATACAGGAAGTCATCATTTGA
- the rplU gene encoding 50S ribosomal protein L21, with amino-acid sequence MYAIIETGGKQYKVQEGDVLFIEKLEAEDGASVTFDRVLAVSNEGGLTAGTPLVSGASVTAKVEKHGKGHKVVVYKYKPKKNYHKKQGHRQPYTKVTIEKIQA; translated from the coding sequence ATGTATGCAATTATCGAAACTGGCGGTAAACAATACAAAGTCCAAGAGGGCGATGTTTTGTTCATTGAGAAGCTGGAAGCTGAAGACGGCGCAAGCGTAACGTTTGACCGTGTCTTGGCTGTTTCTAACGAAGGTGGTTTGACTGCAGGAACTCCGCTGGTAAGCGGCGCGTCTGTAACAGCCAAAGTCGAGAAGCATGGTAAGGGACATAAGGTTGTAGTTTACAAATACAAACCTAAGAAGAACTACCACAAGAAACAAGGCCATCGTCAACCGTACACCAAAGTAACTATCGAGAAGATTCAAGCGTAA
- the minC gene encoding septum site-determining protein MinC, with translation MTVKSKHVRIKGIKDGLVFLLDDKCPFEDLLSELRYKLEHSHQNILTGPIVHVDIKLGNRAVTEEDKEAVLEILKSQGNLLIRSVEAIEDPEEKDTEALFMMSGMLRSGQVLHHEGNLLFLGDVNPGGTITCSGDIYILGALKGMAHAGINGNQEAIIAASLLAPTQLRIAEIISRPPDEWGTRESSMEFAYLSGGAMQIDKIHNIVKLRQDLNVFKGV, from the coding sequence ATGACAGTTAAATCCAAGCACGTAAGGATTAAGGGCATCAAGGATGGCCTGGTATTCCTGCTAGACGACAAATGTCCCTTTGAAGATCTCTTAAGCGAGCTTCGCTACAAGCTGGAGCACAGCCATCAAAATATTCTGACCGGACCGATTGTGCATGTGGATATTAAGCTGGGCAACCGTGCTGTTACTGAAGAAGATAAAGAAGCGGTACTGGAGATCCTCAAGAGTCAGGGAAATCTGTTAATCCGTTCGGTTGAAGCTATTGAAGATCCTGAAGAGAAGGATACGGAAGCCTTGTTCATGATGAGCGGAATGCTCCGCTCGGGCCAGGTGCTGCATCATGAGGGCAATCTGCTGTTCCTTGGCGATGTGAATCCGGGAGGCACGATTACCTGTTCAGGAGATATCTATATTCTTGGAGCACTCAAAGGAATGGCACACGCCGGAATCAACGGTAACCAGGAGGCCATTATTGCCGCTTCTCTCCTAGCGCCTACCCAGCTCCGGATTGCTGAGATTATTAGCAGACCGCCGGATGAATGGGGAACCCGGGAGAGCAGTATGGAATTTGCCTATTTATCAGGCGGTGCTATGCAAATCGACAAAATTCATAATATAGTGAAGTTACGTCAGGATTTAAATGTGTTTAAAGGGGTGTAG
- a CDS encoding Maf family protein encodes MEHDNSRHIILASGSPRRRELLASLGLPFEVLSSDADESTPPEWSPEAIVRNLALRKAEAVIPVAGDRDAVIIGSDTIVVLDGMVLGKPADEQDSARMLGMLQGRTHQVYTGVACIGSAEGRTLVDHRVTSVTMRAMSEEEISAYIATGEPADKAGSYAIQGLGATLVEEIEGCYFNVVGLPLSLLSGMLSGFGISVLNR; translated from the coding sequence GTGGAGCATGACAATTCGCGGCATATTATTCTGGCCTCAGGTTCGCCGCGGCGGCGTGAGCTGTTAGCCTCGCTTGGACTGCCTTTCGAGGTGCTGTCCAGCGATGCTGATGAGAGTACACCGCCCGAATGGAGCCCTGAAGCTATTGTACGGAATCTGGCTCTGCGTAAGGCAGAAGCTGTGATTCCTGTTGCCGGAGACCGTGATGCCGTTATCATCGGCAGCGACACGATTGTTGTGCTTGACGGAATGGTGCTCGGCAAGCCAGCGGATGAGCAGGACAGCGCCAGAATGCTGGGCATGCTGCAAGGCCGGACGCATCAGGTATACACCGGGGTGGCCTGCATCGGTTCCGCAGAGGGACGTACCCTGGTAGATCATAGGGTAACCTCTGTAACTATGAGAGCAATGAGCGAAGAGGAAATCTCCGCTTACATAGCGACCGGGGAGCCTGCCGACAAAGCCGGCTCTTACGCGATACAAGGACTGGGAGCCACCCTGGTGGAAGAAATTGAAGGCTGCTATTTTAACGTGGTCGGGCTGCCGCTGTCACTGCTGAGCGGTATGTTGTCCGGGTTTGGCATTTCGGTGCTGAACCGGTAA
- a CDS encoding Spo0B domain-containing protein: MKSWKSKVWAVMLSAVFPLGLVYWQTSLFTCLLLGVWVAGVLAFSFVYNRRQYEEELRIQENTLQQAANRTLNHHRHDWMNDLQVLYGYIQLGKPDKSVQCVERIKERIALDSRIAKLGVPSLVFYLQSFRTFRSSLELDIQVEEGLQLEDKLSPEVGVELTSVIMQTVRAYQYSGITQHGDTRKLELSFSQEGRDILISFKGEGEQDNPELLQGQIYNIVQGKIMKAEQVQPAKGYMELRLPLEM, encoded by the coding sequence ATGAAATCCTGGAAAAGTAAGGTCTGGGCAGTCATGTTATCCGCAGTGTTTCCTTTAGGTCTCGTGTATTGGCAAACCTCCCTTTTCACATGCCTGCTGCTCGGAGTCTGGGTAGCCGGAGTGCTTGCATTCAGCTTTGTTTACAACCGGCGTCAATATGAAGAGGAACTGCGTATACAGGAGAACACTCTGCAGCAGGCGGCAAACCGGACACTGAATCATCATCGTCATGACTGGATGAATGATCTGCAGGTGCTTTACGGATATATCCAGCTGGGCAAGCCTGATAAATCCGTACAATGTGTGGAAAGAATAAAGGAGCGTATTGCGCTCGACAGCCGTATAGCCAAGTTAGGAGTGCCTTCCTTGGTATTCTATCTGCAATCCTTCCGTACGTTCAGAAGCAGTCTGGAGCTGGACATACAGGTGGAGGAAGGGCTCCAGCTGGAGGACAAGCTGAGTCCTGAGGTAGGGGTTGAGCTGACTTCAGTAATTATGCAGACGGTCAGGGCGTACCAGTACAGCGGAATAACACAGCATGGAGACACGCGGAAGCTTGAGCTCAGCTTTTCACAGGAGGGAAGGGACATTCTGATCTCTTTCAAAGGTGAGGGAGAGCAAGATAATCCCGAACTGCTTCAGGGGCAAATTTATAATATAGTACAAGGAAAAATCATGAAGGCGGAGCAGGTTCAGCCTGCTAAGGGTTATATGGAACTGCGGTTACCGCTGGAGATGTAA
- a CDS encoding site-2 protease family protein, translated as MIRVCGIELSLHPLFVLILMVSVLTGQFLELLTLFLIVFIHELGHVCAALLAGITVRSVELLPFGGVAVIEDHGRLTAVREIGIALAGPLQNGIMILMALAFKQVEYGNIAYLDYFIGANAMIALFNLLPVLPLDGGKILQAALSLLLPYYYTLLWTGRVSIAASLLVIGFALLPLGNGDGLRLNLLMIGAFLLYSNWTDQRNLPYRFVGFLMNRERIYERYLVAENIARPIVASLAKPLDEILRLFKRNHYHYIYVMNNDRDIVAVVPEQRLIASYFGK; from the coding sequence TTGATTAGGGTCTGCGGCATTGAATTGTCACTGCATCCGCTCTTCGTGCTGATTCTCATGGTATCCGTGCTTACCGGACAGTTTCTGGAGCTGCTCACCTTGTTCCTGATCGTATTCATTCATGAGCTTGGACATGTATGTGCGGCGCTATTGGCCGGCATTACCGTCAGATCGGTGGAGCTGCTGCCCTTCGGCGGCGTTGCGGTTATAGAGGATCATGGGCGGCTTACGGCTGTCCGTGAGATCGGGATTGCCCTGGCCGGTCCGCTGCAGAACGGAATTATGATTCTGATGGCGCTGGCGTTTAAGCAGGTGGAGTATGGAAATATCGCCTATCTGGATTATTTTATCGGAGCCAATGCAATGATCGCTCTGTTCAATCTGCTCCCGGTGCTTCCGCTGGACGGCGGCAAAATCCTTCAGGCAGCCCTGAGTCTGCTGCTTCCGTATTATTACACGCTGCTGTGGACCGGCAGAGTCAGCATTGCGGCCAGCCTGCTTGTGATAGGTTTCGCTCTGCTTCCGCTTGGGAACGGGGATGGTCTCCGGCTTAACCTCCTCATGATCGGAGCGTTTCTGCTCTATTCTAATTGGACGGACCAGCGCAATTTGCCGTATCGGTTTGTCGGGTTTTTGATGAACCGTGAGCGGATTTATGAGCGGTATCTAGTGGCGGAGAACATTGCCCGCCCAATAGTTGCCTCGCTCGCGAAACCTTTGGATGAGATATTGCGTCTATTTAAACGTAACCATTATCATTATATCTATGTGATGAACAACGATAGGGATATCGTAGCCGTTGTGCCGGAGCAGCGACTGATTGCTTCGTATTTCGGAAAGTAA
- the minD gene encoding septum site-determining protein MinD, whose translation MGEAIVVTSGKGGVGKTTTTANIGTALALQGKKVCLVDTDIGLRNLDVVMGLENRIIYDLVDVAEGRCRLNQALVKDKRFNELYMLPAAQTKDKTAVTPEQVKDIILELKKEYEYILIDCPAGIEHGFRNAIAGADKAIVVTTPEHAAVRDADRIIGLLEQSSVESPKLVVNRIRQTLIKSGDMLDIEDILQVLNIDLIGIVPDDEQVIRAANNGEPTVMNPDSLAAIAYRNIARRILGDAVPLMQLDQKTGAFKKFKKFFGMG comes from the coding sequence ATGGGAGAAGCGATTGTCGTAACCTCGGGTAAAGGCGGAGTTGGCAAGACAACTACAACAGCCAACATTGGGACCGCACTTGCCCTGCAGGGCAAAAAAGTATGTCTGGTGGACACGGACATTGGACTGCGGAATCTGGATGTTGTCATGGGGCTGGAGAACCGGATTATCTATGATCTGGTCGATGTGGCAGAGGGCCGCTGCCGGCTGAATCAGGCGCTGGTCAAGGACAAGCGCTTCAATGAGCTGTACATGCTGCCCGCTGCCCAGACCAAGGACAAGACTGCAGTTACACCGGAGCAGGTGAAGGATATCATTCTGGAGCTTAAGAAAGAGTACGAATATATTCTGATCGATTGTCCGGCCGGCATTGAGCACGGCTTCCGCAATGCGATTGCCGGTGCCGACAAAGCAATTGTCGTCACCACTCCGGAGCATGCTGCGGTGCGGGATGCGGACCGGATTATCGGTCTTTTGGAGCAGTCATCGGTGGAATCTCCGAAGCTGGTGGTCAACCGGATTCGTCAGACCTTGATCAAGTCAGGGGACATGCTTGATATTGAAGACATTCTGCAGGTGCTTAATATCGATCTGATCGGGATTGTACCCGATGATGAACAGGTCATCCGGGCGGCGAACAACGGCGAGCCCACCGTGATGAACCCGGACTCCTTAGCTGCGATAGCCTACCGTAATATTGCCCGGCGTATTCTTGGCGATGCGGTGCCGCTGATGCAGCTTGATCAGAAGACGGGCGCCTTCAAGAAGTTTAAGAAATTTTTTGGAATGGGCTGA
- a CDS encoding Rne/Rng family ribonuclease: MKQMIVHCTQHITRMALLENGRLVEYAAERDQQQGLVGSYYKGRVMNVLPGMQAAFVDIGQKKNAFLYVDDVLHPHLDKQPAVKPSIETLLQPGQEIVVQVRKEPRGGKGARVTTHYTLPGRWMVYMPFAEYVGVSKKICRESERSRLKGIGERLRQGEEGLIMRTVSEDEPVEAVEGDLAFLRAQWEVITRRSKEVEAPALLHCDLSIVQRFIRDAFNPQRDELLIDSAKAVKEAEAFLTDMAPEGYKPVGFYRGQEPIFSAYGVTDQLHKSFSRKIILEGGATLIWDETEALTVIDVNTAQYTGGTNLEDTVTRTNLLAAEEIGRLVRLRDTGGIIIVDFIDMEREEHRRQVTDKLESIISRDRTKTHILGWTHLGLLEMTRKKARHDSAGFAPVICQCCGGTGKVGTWLE, translated from the coding sequence ATGAAACAAATGATCGTTCACTGTACACAGCATATTACCCGAATGGCACTTCTGGAGAACGGGAGGCTGGTGGAATATGCGGCTGAACGCGATCAGCAGCAGGGTCTGGTCGGGAGTTATTATAAAGGCCGGGTAATGAATGTGCTGCCTGGTATGCAGGCGGCCTTTGTAGATATCGGACAGAAAAAGAATGCGTTCCTATATGTAGACGATGTATTGCATCCCCATCTGGACAAGCAGCCGGCCGTCAAGCCTTCGATTGAGACGCTGCTGCAGCCCGGTCAGGAGATTGTTGTTCAGGTGAGAAAAGAACCGCGGGGCGGCAAGGGCGCGCGGGTAACCACGCATTATACGCTGCCCGGACGCTGGATGGTGTACATGCCCTTTGCCGAATATGTCGGGGTCTCTAAGAAAATATGCCGGGAATCCGAGCGCAGCCGGCTTAAAGGCATAGGCGAGCGGCTGCGCCAGGGTGAGGAAGGACTCATTATGCGCACCGTCTCCGAGGATGAGCCGGTGGAGGCCGTGGAGGGAGATCTGGCTTTTCTGCGGGCGCAGTGGGAAGTGATTACCCGGCGTTCCAAGGAAGTGGAGGCACCGGCTCTGCTGCACTGTGATCTGAGCATCGTCCAGCGGTTCATCCGGGATGCCTTCAATCCGCAGCGTGATGAGCTGTTGATTGATTCGGCTAAGGCGGTTAAGGAAGCGGAAGCTTTCCTGACGGATATGGCTCCTGAAGGGTACAAGCCTGTGGGATTCTACAGGGGACAGGAGCCCATTTTCTCTGCTTACGGGGTGACGGATCAGTTGCACAAGAGCTTCAGCCGTAAAATCATCCTCGAAGGCGGCGCTACGCTGATCTGGGACGAGACAGAAGCCTTGACTGTGATTGACGTTAACACAGCACAGTACACTGGCGGGACCAACCTTGAAGATACTGTAACACGGACTAACTTGCTGGCTGCGGAGGAGATCGGGCGGCTTGTCCGGCTCCGGGATACGGGCGGTATTATCATTGTTGATTTCATTGATATGGAGCGGGAAGAGCACCGCAGGCAGGTGACGGACAAGCTGGAGAGCATTATCAGCCGGGACCGGACCAAGACGCATATTCTCGGCTGGACCCATCTCGGTCTGCTGGAGATGACCCGTAAGAAGGCCAGACATGATTCCGCCGGATTTGCCCCGGTAATCTGCCAGTGCTGCGGCGGTACAGGCAAGGTTGGGACTTGGCTGGAGTAG
- the mreD gene encoding rod shape-determining protein MreD, which yields MRMRRPVLVLLLFILFILEGTVLPWLIPDGWQMRIIPNLVFIVILFVTVYHHRHTALILGLSFGMLHDVVFYGRILGAHSFAMGLSAYLIGLIFQIPRAPLPLMMTVVLLGSLLEDSILFAIYNVFNLSQEPYNWALLHYMLPTMLIHFAAGLLVYIPLRRQLELLKKETLDEEAA from the coding sequence GTGAGGATGCGCAGACCTGTCCTGGTACTTTTGTTATTCATTTTATTTATTCTGGAAGGCACAGTGCTTCCCTGGCTGATTCCTGACGGCTGGCAGATGCGGATTATTCCTAATCTCGTCTTCATCGTCATTCTGTTTGTAACGGTATACCATCACCGGCATACTGCACTTATTCTGGGCTTGTCGTTCGGTATGCTGCATGATGTGGTCTTCTATGGCCGCATACTGGGTGCTCATTCCTTCGCTATGGGTTTATCTGCGTACCTGATCGGGCTGATATTCCAGATTCCCCGCGCTCCGCTGCCGCTCATGATGACAGTGGTGCTGCTGGGCAGTCTGCTGGAGGACAGTATTCTTTTTGCCATTTATAATGTGTTTAATCTAAGCCAGGAGCCATATAATTGGGCGCTCTTGCATTATATGCTGCCTACCATGCTCATTCATTTTGCTGCAGGCCTGCTTGTCTACATTCCGCTCCGGCGACAGCTGGAGCTGCTGAAGAAAGAGACGCTTGATGAGGAAGCTGCTTAA
- the rpmA gene encoding 50S ribosomal protein L27 — protein MLKLDLQLFASKKGVGSTKNGRDSHSKRLGVKRADGQAVTGGNILVRQRGTKIHPGTNVGIGKDDTLFALVDGVVKFERWGRDRKKVSVYPVDVAPVAAALEA, from the coding sequence ATGTTGAAATTGGATCTTCAATTATTCGCATCGAAAAAAGGTGTTGGTTCCACAAAGAACGGACGTGATTCCCACTCTAAGCGTCTTGGCGTGAAACGGGCTGACGGTCAAGCAGTAACCGGCGGCAACATCTTGGTTCGTCAGCGCGGAACCAAAATCCACCCGGGCACGAACGTGGGCATCGGTAAAGATGACACACTGTTCGCACTTGTGGACGGCGTAGTGAAGTTCGAACGTTGGGGACGCGACCGCAAAAAAGTGAGCGTGTATCCGGTGGATGTCGCTCCGGTAGCAGCGGCACTGGAAGCGTAA
- a CDS encoding M23 family metallopeptidase: MKYPRESKNRRKKRIQNLLEEKPAAGAAPASERFRLPGSPPSFREWGAGDRNEFDSSSEPDPETMWKQQRNHWEDGDGRGPGQGFRAGLLRRTVASLLVFGAVWGIFAVQKPWAVKAQYFITDILSNDMDFAAAQVWYEEHFNGAPSFIPIFGDEQVPAEKVTAAHELSAPLTGSIVRPFATTLNGIEIIPADDSSASITVKSVDTGRILAVSKEARGGIRITVRHTGEITAEYGHLSGTRLAVDDWVQSGDEIGWIQGMEDARVPLLFFAVMKDKTYIDPAEVVSFD, encoded by the coding sequence ATGAAATACCCGAGAGAGTCCAAAAACCGCCGCAAGAAACGTATACAAAATCTGCTGGAGGAGAAGCCGGCAGCCGGGGCAGCACCAGCATCAGAGCGGTTCCGTCTGCCAGGCAGTCCTCCCTCATTCAGAGAATGGGGGGCTGGGGACAGGAATGAATTTGACTCTTCCTCTGAGCCTGACCCTGAGACGATGTGGAAACAGCAGCGTAATCACTGGGAAGATGGAGATGGCAGGGGACCGGGGCAGGGATTCCGTGCTGGTCTGCTGCGGCGGACGGTGGCCAGTCTGTTGGTCTTCGGCGCTGTATGGGGCATTTTTGCCGTACAGAAGCCGTGGGCAGTGAAGGCGCAGTACTTTATTACAGACATCCTCAGCAATGATATGGATTTTGCAGCGGCACAGGTTTGGTACGAGGAACATTTCAATGGAGCCCCGTCCTTCATTCCCATTTTCGGAGATGAACAGGTACCGGCGGAGAAGGTGACAGCCGCTCATGAGCTTAGCGCTCCGCTTACAGGAAGCATTGTACGTCCCTTTGCTACTACGCTTAATGGCATTGAAATTATACCGGCAGACGATTCAAGTGCCAGCATCACGGTGAAAAGTGTAGATACGGGCCGTATCCTGGCCGTTTCGAAGGAAGCCCGGGGAGGCATCCGTATTACGGTCCGCCACACCGGGGAGATCACGGCAGAATACGGTCATTTGAGCGGGACACGGCTCGCGGTGGATGACTGGGTACAGAGCGGAGACGAAATAGGCTGGATTCAGGGGATGGAGGATGCCCGGGTCCCGTTGCTATTTTTTGCAGTTATGAAAGACAAGACTTATATTGATCCGGCCGAAGTGGTATCGTTTGATTAG